The following are encoded together in the Magnetospirillum gryphiswaldense MSR-1 v2 genome:
- a CDS encoding polysaccharide deacetylase family protein — translation MGISWSLGAWRPVLRHVADGRAVAITIDDAPTPETMPAMLDLLDHHRAKATFFMSGCRAVEHDALVADTIARGHAVYAHGWEHIRLDRAGTQRLVADMERCEALLARHRPTPKPYLVRLPYNGGYRNAKVHRALQRWQPGCQIAHWGPSTEDHLISTRCDTDGDVGPQCAAEVARILADPRLPGAIILMHDQPINERPGAQFKAAVTIELMRQLLEGLSGAGYACVTISPAPSAPWWSRYALV, via the coding sequence TTGGGTATTTCCTGGTCTTTGGGCGCTTGGCGCCCGGTGTTGCGGCACGTTGCCGACGGGCGCGCGGTGGCCATCACCATCGACGACGCCCCCACCCCCGAAACCATGCCGGCCATGCTCGACCTGTTGGACCATCACCGGGCCAAGGCCACGTTTTTCATGTCCGGCTGCCGGGCGGTGGAGCACGACGCCCTGGTCGCCGACACCATCGCCCGCGGCCATGCCGTCTATGCCCATGGCTGGGAGCATATCCGCCTGGACCGCGCCGGCACCCAACGTCTGGTCGCCGATATGGAACGTTGCGAGGCATTGCTGGCCCGGCACCGCCCGACCCCAAAGCCCTATCTGGTGCGCCTGCCCTATAACGGCGGCTATCGCAACGCCAAGGTGCATCGGGCGCTGCAACGCTGGCAGCCCGGGTGCCAGATCGCCCATTGGGGCCCTAGTACCGAGGACCACCTGATTTCCACCCGTTGCGATACCGATGGCGATGTGGGGCCACAATGCGCCGCCGAGGTGGCTCGCATCCTGGCCGACCCCCGCTTGCCCGGCGCCATCATCCTGATGCACGACCAACCCATCAACGAACGCCCCGGCGCCCAGTTCAAGGCGGCGGTCACCATCGAGTTGATGCGCCAGTTGCTGGAAGGCCTGAGCGGCGCCGGCTATGCCTGCGTCACCATTTCCCCCGCGCCTTCCGCCCCCTGGTGGTCGCGCTACGCCCTGGTCTAG
- the asnB gene encoding asparagine synthase (glutamine-hydrolyzing), whose translation MCGLAAIFAHHADAKPVDAAELQRIRDHMTARGPDGAGQWLAPSGRVGLAHRRLSILDLSEAGAQPMTSADGRLTIVFNGEIYNFQALRHQLELAGAVFRSHGDTEVVLELYARHGVEGLSRLRGMFAIALWDHARHGLLLARDGYGIKPLYYADQGGCVRAASQVKALLAGGAIDTTADPAGHVGFLLWGHVPEPHTLYRHIRAVAPGGWMWWGEDGNHTQGRFFDVARTIASAPADAGIDLGAALADSVRHHLIADVPVGVFLSAGLDSTTIAALAAQAMPSERLKTITLAFDELAGTDGDEAPLAEQVAAHYGADHATCRIPAGDFAAARGQILADMDQPSIDGVNVWFVARAAHQRGLKVALSGLGGDEIFAGYDSFRQLPRLVERLRVFGWAPVLGRGFRAVSAPWLSRFTSPKWAGLLEYGTNLSDAYLLRRGLFMPWELPRVMDPEMARTGWRDLQPRLALAETIQGIHDPRLAISALESAFYMRNQLLRDADWAGMAHSLEIRVPLVDTVLLSQVVGLVKAGKPASKLDMATCARPALPDAVLARRKTGFFVPIAQWMGQPHLRGWARRIQHDVSGKWTPE comes from the coding sequence ATGTGCGGTCTTGCCGCCATTTTCGCCCATCACGCCGATGCCAAGCCGGTCGATGCCGCCGAATTGCAGCGCATTCGCGACCACATGACCGCACGCGGCCCCGATGGCGCCGGACAATGGCTGGCGCCGTCGGGGCGGGTCGGGCTGGCCCATCGTCGTCTGTCCATTCTGGATTTGTCCGAGGCCGGCGCTCAGCCCATGACCAGTGCCGATGGCCGTCTGACCATCGTCTTCAACGGTGAAATCTATAATTTCCAGGCATTGCGCCATCAGTTGGAGCTGGCGGGGGCGGTGTTCCGCTCTCACGGCGACACCGAGGTGGTGCTGGAGCTTTATGCCCGCCATGGGGTCGAGGGATTGTCGCGGCTGCGCGGCATGTTCGCCATCGCCCTGTGGGATCACGCCCGCCACGGATTGCTGTTGGCCCGCGACGGCTATGGCATCAAGCCGCTTTATTACGCCGACCAGGGCGGCTGCGTCCGCGCCGCCTCGCAGGTCAAGGCATTGCTGGCCGGTGGCGCCATCGATACCACCGCCGATCCCGCCGGCCATGTGGGCTTTCTGCTGTGGGGCCATGTCCCTGAACCGCATACCCTGTACCGCCATATCCGCGCGGTCGCTCCCGGCGGCTGGATGTGGTGGGGGGAAGACGGCAACCACACCCAGGGCCGGTTCTTCGACGTGGCCCGGACCATCGCTTCCGCCCCCGCCGATGCCGGCATCGATCTGGGGGCCGCCTTGGCCGATTCGGTGCGCCATCATCTGATCGCCGACGTGCCGGTGGGAGTGTTTCTGTCGGCGGGGCTGGATTCCACCACCATTGCTGCCCTGGCGGCCCAGGCCATGCCGTCGGAACGGCTGAAGACCATCACCCTGGCTTTCGACGAACTGGCCGGGACCGATGGCGACGAAGCGCCGCTGGCCGAACAGGTCGCCGCCCATTACGGAGCCGACCACGCCACCTGCCGCATTCCCGCCGGTGATTTCGCCGCCGCGCGCGGGCAAATCCTGGCCGACATGGACCAGCCGTCCATTGATGGCGTCAATGTCTGGTTCGTCGCCCGCGCCGCCCACCAGCGCGGGCTGAAGGTGGCCCTGTCGGGCTTGGGCGGTGATGAAATCTTCGCCGGCTACGATTCCTTCCGCCAATTACCGCGTCTGGTCGAGCGATTGCGGGTCTTCGGTTGGGCGCCGGTCCTGGGACGAGGCTTCCGCGCGGTCAGTGCGCCGTGGCTGTCCCGTTTCACCTCGCCCAAATGGGCGGGATTGCTGGAATACGGTACCAATCTCTCCGACGCCTATCTGTTGCGGCGCGGTCTGTTCATGCCATGGGAACTGCCCCGGGTGATGGACCCCGAGATGGCGCGGACCGGCTGGCGCGATTTGCAGCCGCGTCTGGCCTTGGCCGAGACCATCCAGGGTATTCATGATCCGCGTCTGGCGATCAGCGCCTTGGAAAGCGCGTTCTATATGCGCAATCAGCTTCTGCGTGACGCCGATTGGGCGGGCATGGCCCATTCGTTGGAAATCCGGGTGCCGCTGGTCGATACCGTGTTGCTGTCGCAGGTGGTAGGGCTGGTCAAAGCCGGCAAGCCAGCGTCAAAACTGGATATGGCCACCTGTGCCCGCCCGGCCTTACCCGACGCGGTACTAGCCCGGCGTAAGACTGGCTTTTTCGTCCCCATCGCCCAATGGATGGGCCAGCCGCATTTGCGCGGCTGGGCCAGGCGGATACAGCATGATGTCAGCGGAAAATGGACACCAGAATGA
- a CDS encoding SIS domain-containing protein gives MTFPFHKYDDIAAFYRDYRQQIAEAMASVDEAALAAAGALITRTVAADGVVYSCGNGGSAAIANHLVCDHARGVSADTGLRPRIHSLSCNVEIMTAIANDVNYAEVFAHQLALAGRPGDLLITISSSGDSENVVHAIAHAKENGIASIAITGFAGGRSAALADINLHVRGDNYGVIEDVHQSLMHVLAQYLRQARMDPALVAARKF, from the coding sequence ATGACTTTTCCGTTTCACAAATACGACGACATCGCCGCTTTCTACCGTGACTACCGCCAGCAGATCGCCGAGGCCATGGCCTCGGTCGATGAAGCGGCATTGGCCGCCGCCGGCGCCTTGATCACCCGCACGGTGGCTGCCGATGGCGTCGTCTATTCCTGCGGCAACGGCGGATCGGCGGCCATCGCCAACCATCTGGTGTGCGACCATGCCCGCGGCGTATCCGCCGACACCGGCCTGCGTCCGCGTATCCACAGCCTGTCCTGCAATGTCGAGATCATGACCGCCATCGCCAACGACGTGAACTACGCCGAGGTGTTCGCCCACCAACTGGCTCTGGCTGGTCGCCCCGGCGACTTGCTGATCACCATTTCGTCGTCGGGCGATTCGGAAAACGTGGTACACGCCATCGCGCACGCCAAGGAAAACGGCATCGCCAGCATCGCCATCACCGGCTTCGCCGGCGGGCGGTCCGCTGCCCTGGCCGACATCAACCTGCATGTGCGGGGCGACAATTACGGTGTCATCGAGGACGTGCACCAAAGCCTGATGCATGTGTTGGCCCAATATCTGCGCCAGGCCCGCATGGACCCGGCACTGGTGGCGGCCCGCAAGTTCTAG
- a CDS encoding polysaccharide deacetylase family protein has protein sequence MSDLRSLIAPVWLAAWRGVCAVVPPRGYRTLLFHDVPSPQRPVFAALVRRLLADGRLITPAQAAASPRPGGILLSFDDGFQSNLEVAETILAPLGIQALFFICPGLTQLSGAAQSAAIAANVFDGKRAAGDLRILDWDGVERLKALGQEIGSHTLDHKRLTALSPDARAEQIEGAAQAFRQRLGAVPDWFAYTFGDAWSVDAPSLAAIAALHRFCRSGVRGANHAAVSPFALRADHVELGGGDAWRRLAVEGGLDPLYRKARAHLDGLAAGLKA, from the coding sequence ATGTCCGACCTTCGCTCCCTGATCGCTCCCGTCTGGTTGGCCGCATGGCGCGGCGTGTGCGCCGTGGTTCCGCCCAGGGGCTATCGCACGCTTTTGTTTCATGACGTGCCGTCGCCGCAGCGTCCGGTCTTCGCCGCGCTGGTGCGGCGCCTGCTTGCCGATGGCCGGCTGATCACCCCGGCCCAGGCCGCCGCCTCGCCTCGACCCGGTGGCATCCTTCTCAGCTTCGATGACGGCTTTCAGTCCAATCTGGAGGTGGCCGAGACCATCCTTGCCCCTTTGGGTATCCAGGCGCTGTTCTTCATCTGCCCCGGTCTGACCCAATTGTCGGGCGCGGCCCAAAGCGCCGCCATCGCCGCCAATGTCTTCGACGGCAAGCGGGCGGCGGGGGATTTGCGCATCCTGGACTGGGATGGGGTCGAGCGGTTGAAGGCCTTGGGCCAGGAAATCGGCAGCCATACCCTGGACCACAAGCGCCTGACGGCCTTAAGTCCCGATGCGCGGGCAGAACAGATCGAGGGGGCGGCGCAGGCGTTTCGCCAGCGTTTGGGGGCGGTGCCCGACTGGTTCGCTTATACTTTCGGCGATGCCTGGTCGGTAGACGCGCCGTCCCTGGCCGCCATCGCCGCCTTGCACCGGTTTTGCCGCAGTGGTGTACGCGGGGCCAATCACGCTGCTGTCAGCCCCTTTGCCCTGCGCGCCGATCATGTGGAGTTGGGCGGTGGTGATGCCTGGCGCCGGCTGGCGGTGGAAGGGGGACTTGACCCGCTGTACCGCAAGGCCCGTGCCCATCTGGACGGGCTGGCCGCCGGCCTAAAGGCTTAG
- a CDS encoding lipid II:glycine glycyltransferase FemX, which produces MFDFTFDSLTRSQWEDLFTQAGQSALVQSWAYGEAKRAEGWSPRRLLISQDGQPLALAQVLEKRVAGLARIARLNRGPVWLGPLALEDQLEIITALRRPWRLWRAAALFIAPELGQDHAPRLGLIRRKAPCWGSAWIDLAQPLDVLRKRLDGKWRNMLVGAEKAGLSADVSASAESRLWLMGHYAALMRDKHFTGMPPAQIAALAQSLYRPEDLLVIRALAPDGEPVGGILLARHGASATYLVGWNGDMGRKLKANNFLLWQAVVTLKAQGCLWLDLGGIDADLTPGIAAFKRGMKGEEYCLAGEFLSL; this is translated from the coding sequence ATGTTTGACTTCACTTTCGACAGCCTGACCCGCTCCCAGTGGGAAGATTTGTTCACCCAGGCCGGCCAATCCGCCCTGGTGCAGAGCTGGGCCTACGGCGAGGCCAAGCGGGCCGAAGGCTGGAGCCCCCGTCGTCTGCTGATCAGCCAAGACGGCCAGCCGCTGGCCCTGGCCCAGGTGCTGGAAAAGCGCGTGGCCGGATTGGCCCGTATCGCCCGGCTCAATCGCGGCCCGGTGTGGCTTGGCCCGCTTGCGCTCGAAGACCAACTGGAGATCATCACCGCCTTACGCCGTCCGTGGCGGCTGTGGCGGGCGGCGGCCTTGTTCATCGCCCCTGAACTGGGGCAGGACCATGCCCCCCGCCTTGGCCTGATCCGCCGCAAGGCACCGTGTTGGGGCTCGGCCTGGATCGATCTGGCGCAACCGTTGGACGTCTTGCGCAAGCGGCTGGACGGCAAATGGCGCAACATGCTGGTGGGGGCGGAAAAAGCCGGCCTGTCGGCGGATGTCTCGGCCAGCGCCGAATCCCGGCTGTGGCTGATGGGGCATTATGCGGCGCTGATGCGCGACAAGCATTTCACCGGCATGCCGCCGGCCCAGATCGCCGCCCTGGCCCAATCGCTGTATCGGCCCGAAGACCTGCTGGTCATCCGTGCCCTCGCCCCCGACGGCGAACCCGTGGGCGGCATCCTGCTGGCCCGCCATGGCGCCAGCGCCACCTATCTGGTCGGCTGGAACGGCGATATGGGCCGCAAGCTGAAAGCCAACAACTTCCTGCTGTGGCAAGCGGTGGTGACGCTGAAGGCGCAAGGCTGCCTGTGGCTCGACTTGGGCGGCATCGACGCCGACCTGACCCCCGGCATCGCTGCCTTCAAGCGCGGCATGAAAGGCGAGGAATACTGTCTGGCCGGCGAGTTCCTAAGCCTTTAG
- a CDS encoding DegT/DnrJ/EryC1/StrS family aminotransferase, with protein sequence MVTPRSSWSLAWLASLRGTTPTVALPSWFCNASLAPLRAMGARLIFVPVDGNGLADWDHLTQADLVVAVHTFGRAVSLDGARVACARTGALLVEDAAHVLAPTSGIGQEGDYILYSPHKVLALPDGAVLVSNGAPLPPCPSMVQSSPWPWVWRRLLQRSLPDIVRPRLPQGGQADFLTDPTDGDVPAPLYPSPLAQGLMGDADLAAEASRRRMNAAALRHAVGGLAGWHPLFADDGPAPYRLTLRCDDTDIAIARYAALRQAHLPVESWPDLPPEVSDSNAIGLRRSVILLPVHGALPPGYEQLYAKALVHV encoded by the coding sequence ATGGTGACCCCCAGATCCAGTTGGTCGCTGGCCTGGCTGGCCAGCCTGCGCGGGACCACGCCCACGGTCGCCCTGCCGTCCTGGTTCTGCAACGCATCCCTGGCTCCGCTGCGGGCCATGGGGGCGCGGCTGATTTTCGTCCCGGTGGATGGTAACGGGTTGGCGGATTGGGATCATCTGACCCAAGCCGATCTGGTGGTGGCCGTCCACACCTTTGGTCGCGCCGTGTCGCTGGACGGCGCCCGCGTCGCCTGCGCCCGCACCGGCGCCCTGCTGGTCGAGGATGCCGCTCATGTCCTGGCCCCGACGTCAGGCATTGGCCAAGAGGGGGATTACATTCTTTACAGCCCACACAAGGTGCTGGCCCTGCCCGATGGCGCGGTGCTGGTGTCCAACGGCGCACCGCTGCCGCCATGCCCGTCCATGGTTCAATCCTCACCCTGGCCGTGGGTGTGGCGACGCCTGCTTCAGCGGAGTCTTCCCGATATTGTGCGCCCCCGCTTGCCCCAGGGCGGCCAAGCCGATTTCCTGACGGATCCGACGGACGGGGACGTACCCGCCCCGCTCTACCCATCCCCCCTGGCCCAGGGCCTTATGGGCGACGCCGATCTGGCCGCCGAGGCAAGCAGGCGCCGCATGAATGCCGCCGCCTTGCGCCATGCGGTGGGGGGACTGGCCGGCTGGCATCCCTTGTTCGCCGATGACGGCCCGGCTCCTTACCGTCTGACCCTACGCTGCGACGACACCGACATCGCCATTGCCCGCTATGCCGCCTTGCGACAGGCCCATCTGCCGGTGGAAAGCTGGCCCGACCTGCCACCGGAAGTCAGCGATAGCAATGCCATCGGCCTGCGCCGGTCGGTGATCCTGCTGCCGGTGCATGGCGCGCTGCCACCAGGATATGAACAGCTTTACGCCAAGGCCCTGGTCCATGTTTGA
- a CDS encoding oligosaccharide flippase family protein, with amino-acid sequence MPRTPRFAISSLILVASAVAQAVVAFGANLIMVRHLDPAQFGHFAVVQASAALVLSVLSIRANTLIIRTLEAELDAPRRDLLFSVIGWETILASLLITVLMVSAGNTQWTDWCLVLALVIGHWTNQNRAFFERGLRFGALAVIETAVQISGHGLAVILVLTGIGAGSLYLRELFFTLGGLAALIGIGAISFYRFHWVGWSQWRAVLRDGRGVWLDAMLENSFSRLTLLLVNANTGLSGAGLFFQAQRLAMVPQQVLQPISGRVAGAWFGQTECHGQRRLMRRRLLLVTAPPLALAAILAWALADPVVPWIFGAPWAPAAPILAALAGMILFLPLFETLRSEVVASKRVRWLLVARLAQYGGLLIPLWPVLMGESVDATHLGLALSAAYAGAFVVLAALVLRFDARA; translated from the coding sequence ATGCCGAGAACCCCACGCTTCGCCATCTCCAGCCTGATCCTGGTGGCCAGTGCCGTGGCCCAAGCGGTCGTCGCTTTTGGCGCCAATCTGATCATGGTCCGCCACCTCGATCCGGCCCAGTTCGGTCACTTCGCCGTGGTCCAGGCCTCGGCGGCGTTGGTGCTGTCGGTTCTGTCCATCCGAGCCAACACCTTGATTATCCGTACCCTTGAAGCCGAACTCGATGCACCGCGTCGCGATCTGCTGTTTTCGGTCATCGGCTGGGAAACCATTTTAGCATCGCTGCTGATCACGGTGCTGATGGTGAGCGCCGGCAACACCCAGTGGACCGATTGGTGCCTGGTCCTGGCCCTGGTGATCGGTCATTGGACCAACCAGAACCGGGCTTTCTTCGAACGCGGCTTGCGTTTTGGCGCCTTGGCCGTCATTGAAACCGCGGTCCAGATCAGCGGGCACGGCTTGGCCGTGATCCTGGTCCTGACCGGAATCGGGGCGGGAAGTCTGTATTTGCGCGAATTGTTTTTCACCCTCGGCGGTTTGGCCGCCTTGATCGGCATCGGTGCCATTTCATTTTATCGATTCCACTGGGTCGGTTGGTCGCAATGGCGCGCGGTATTGCGGGACGGACGCGGCGTCTGGCTGGACGCCATGCTGGAAAACAGCTTTTCCCGCCTGACTCTGTTGCTGGTCAATGCCAATACCGGCCTGAGCGGCGCCGGACTGTTCTTCCAGGCACAACGTCTGGCTATGGTACCGCAACAAGTGCTACAACCGATCAGTGGACGGGTGGCGGGTGCTTGGTTCGGGCAAACCGAATGCCATGGTCAACGCCGCCTGATGCGCCGTCGCCTCCTGCTGGTCACCGCCCCACCTTTGGCCTTGGCCGCAATCCTTGCTTGGGCATTGGCCGATCCGGTGGTGCCGTGGATCTTCGGCGCACCTTGGGCGCCGGCGGCGCCGATCCTGGCGGCACTGGCCGGCATGATCCTGTTTCTGCCTTTGTTTGAAACCTTGCGCTCGGAGGTGGTGGCTTCCAAACGGGTCCGTTGGCTGCTGGTCGCCCGTCTGGCCCAGTATGGCGGCTTGCTGATCCCGCTATGGCCCGTGCTCATGGGGGAAAGCGTCGATGCCACCCATCTGGGTCTGGCCCTGTCGGCGGCCTATGCCGGGGCTTTCGTCGTGCTGGCGGCCTTGGTGCTGCGCTTCGACGCCAGGGCATAG
- a CDS encoding glycosyltransferase family 4 protein: MKILINAISARMGGIVTYTRNLMDSLAERSGTAEFAVSQRFPGTDRPNMLRVAASDLRPALRLVWEQTQWRRIVSRRKPDVLFSSANFGLLACPVPQVLLVREGGLFDPFYLANVSPEQGVWSALQRKARRRLIIASARSADQVMTPTAAMRDLLSLWAPDLESKITVNPYGTMSHSFVPATEAPRHWRADGILRLLYVSVYYPHKRPGLVCQAVEALIARGSQAHATITMTRRELDDFQGSAHDRILVDKAIAAQTVTLGRQPYESLPALYQNHDIFIFPSISETFGHPMAEAMSSGIPVLAADTPVNREVCGDAALYFDPLSLSSLLDGIDRLEGDPHLRAELVDRGRKRVLSSYTWEQHVERLMEILSDTAQRKPG, encoded by the coding sequence ATGAAAATCCTGATCAACGCCATTTCCGCCCGTATGGGCGGTATCGTCACCTATACGCGCAATCTCATGGACAGTCTGGCAGAGCGTAGCGGCACCGCTGAATTCGCCGTGTCCCAGCGCTTTCCCGGTACCGACCGACCCAACATGCTGCGGGTCGCCGCCAGCGATTTGCGCCCCGCCCTGCGCCTAGTCTGGGAACAGACGCAATGGCGCCGGATCGTCAGCCGCCGTAAACCAGACGTATTGTTTTCATCGGCCAATTTCGGCCTGTTGGCCTGTCCGGTGCCGCAAGTTCTGCTGGTGCGCGAAGGCGGCCTGTTCGATCCATTCTATCTGGCCAATGTCTCCCCCGAACAAGGGGTGTGGTCGGCGCTGCAGCGCAAGGCCCGCCGCCGCCTGATCATCGCCTCGGCCCGCAGCGCCGATCAGGTGATGACACCGACGGCGGCCATGCGCGATCTGCTGTCACTGTGGGCCCCCGACCTGGAATCCAAGATCACCGTCAATCCCTATGGCACCATGAGCCATTCCTTCGTCCCGGCGACGGAAGCGCCCCGGCACTGGAGGGCCGACGGTATCCTGCGGCTGCTTTACGTGTCGGTATATTATCCGCATAAGCGCCCCGGCCTGGTCTGCCAGGCGGTCGAGGCGCTGATCGCCCGGGGCAGCCAAGCCCATGCCACCATCACTATGACCCGGCGGGAACTGGACGACTTCCAGGGCAGCGCCCATGATCGCATCTTGGTCGACAAGGCCATCGCCGCCCAGACCGTGACCTTGGGCCGCCAGCCTTATGAATCCCTGCCGGCCCTGTACCAGAACCACGATATCTTCATCTTCCCGTCCATTTCAGAAACCTTCGGCCACCCCATGGCCGAGGCCATGAGCAGCGGCATTCCCGTTCTCGCCGCCGACACCCCGGTCAACCGCGAAGTTTGCGGCGACGCCGCACTTTATTTCGATCCGCTGTCGCTGTCGTCGCTGCTGGACGGCATCGACCGGCTGGAGGGCGACCCGCATTTGCGGGCCGAACTGGTGGATAGGGGCCGCAAACGGGTGCTGTCCTCCTACACCTGGGAGCAGCATGTGGAGCGATTGATGGAAATCCTTTCCGACACCGCCCAGCGCAAGCCGGGCTGA
- a CDS encoding CgeB family protein has product MSLDRPLSIVVVGQTIAGSRTPQRVAALRRLGHRVGVVPINRDGATYEDRPSLMDRLRYRLRLPADPASCNDAVLTAVARDCDLVWIEAVPMIRAATLNRLRQVAPKALLAWYSEDDMMNPIHRSRWLERAMPVFDWWLTTKSFNLDADEVPSWGVRRMLFVNNSFDPDLHHPTALSETERREVQADITFIGTFEAPRAASLLRLAEAGMAVRVWGNGWGGWIDRHPNLRIENRPVYDRDYAKVVGAAKISLGFLRKGNRDRQTCRTVEIPACGGFMLHEYSDEAAALVHPDSEAGFFRDDDDLVTQAKRWLADDTARIKAAQTAARAMIERGHSHDARLHGILNRLFGESKTP; this is encoded by the coding sequence ATGTCCTTGGATAGGCCGCTTTCCATCGTCGTCGTCGGCCAGACCATCGCCGGCAGCCGGACCCCGCAACGGGTAGCGGCATTGCGGCGGCTGGGCCACCGGGTCGGGGTGGTGCCCATCAACCGCGACGGTGCCACCTATGAGGATCGGCCCAGCCTGATGGACCGGCTGCGCTATCGCCTGCGCCTGCCCGCCGATCCGGCCAGTTGCAACGACGCGGTCTTGACGGCTGTCGCCCGGGATTGCGATCTGGTGTGGATCGAAGCGGTGCCGATGATCCGTGCCGCCACCCTGAACCGATTGCGCCAAGTGGCGCCCAAGGCGCTGCTGGCCTGGTATTCCGAAGACGACATGATGAACCCCATCCATCGGTCGCGTTGGCTGGAGCGGGCCATGCCCGTTTTCGACTGGTGGCTGACCACCAAATCGTTCAACCTCGACGCTGACGAGGTGCCGTCCTGGGGCGTACGCCGCATGCTGTTCGTCAACAACAGCTTTGATCCCGATTTGCACCATCCGACAGCATTGAGCGAAACCGAACGCCGGGAAGTCCAGGCCGACATCACCTTCATCGGCACCTTCGAAGCGCCGCGTGCCGCCAGCCTGTTGCGGCTGGCCGAAGCCGGCATGGCCGTCAGGGTGTGGGGCAATGGCTGGGGCGGCTGGATCGACCGCCACCCCAATCTGCGCATCGAGAACCGCCCGGTCTATGACCGCGATTACGCCAAGGTGGTCGGCGCCGCCAAGATCAGCCTGGGCTTTCTGCGCAAGGGCAACCGCGACCGCCAAACCTGCCGCACGGTGGAGATTCCGGCCTGCGGCGGCTTCATGCTGCACGAATATTCCGACGAAGCCGCCGCTTTGGTCCACCCCGACAGCGAGGCCGGTTTTTTCCGCGATGACGATGATCTGGTGACCCAGGCGAAACGCTGGCTGGCCGACGACACGGCGCGAATCAAGGCGGCTCAGACGGCGGCACGGGCAATGATTGAACGCGGCCATAGCCACGATGCCCGCCTGCATGGCATCCTGAACCGGCTGTTCGGGGAATCTAAGACACCATGA
- a CDS encoding glycosyltransferase family 4 protein — protein sequence MIPRLLYLVSHPIQYQAPLLRLIAADSGLHLRVLFERVDTVAGYHDPGFGTHVRWDVPLRDGYDNIALAETDLAAEIAAADVIWLHGWASPVMRRTLRLAARLGKPVLMRAENWDGAMPDGIGPRGWLKRLYLRWIFARCRGFLAIGSANGAYYRRFGINDDRIITMPYAVDNAFFAAHAAQADTASLRHELGIEPEQQVILYAGKFQRRKHPEQVVAAWKSLRQPRPALLMVGDGEMRAELEAMAEPGMIFAGFRNQTQLPAFYALADVFVLPSEHEPWGLAVNEAMACGTAVVVSDQVGAAFDLVDDSTGAVFAAGDIAALTVGLAHVLDQSEIRGQAAASRIATWDFRADLAGLHKAVAHVLG from the coding sequence ATGATCCCGCGCCTGCTCTATCTGGTCAGTCACCCCATCCAATACCAAGCGCCGCTGTTGCGCCTGATCGCCGCCGATTCCGGCCTGCATTTACGGGTCTTGTTCGAACGGGTCGACACCGTGGCCGGCTATCATGATCCCGGGTTCGGCACCCATGTGCGCTGGGACGTGCCCTTGCGCGATGGTTACGACAACATCGCCCTGGCGGAAACCGACCTAGCCGCCGAAATCGCCGCCGCCGATGTGATCTGGCTGCACGGCTGGGCCAGCCCGGTCATGCGCCGGACCTTGCGGCTGGCAGCGCGCTTGGGCAAGCCGGTGCTGATGCGGGCAGAGAACTGGGATGGCGCCATGCCCGACGGCATCGGCCCGCGCGGCTGGCTGAAGCGGCTTTACCTGCGCTGGATCTTCGCCCGTTGCCGGGGATTCCTGGCCATCGGATCGGCCAATGGCGCCTATTACCGACGTTTCGGCATCAATGACGACCGTATCATCACCATGCCCTACGCGGTGGACAACGCTTTCTTCGCCGCCCACGCCGCCCAGGCCGACACCGCCTCCTTGCGCCATGAGCTGGGCATCGAACCGGAGCAACAGGTCATTCTGTATGCGGGCAAGTTCCAGCGGCGCAAGCACCCCGAACAGGTGGTCGCCGCCTGGAAATCCCTGCGCCAACCGCGCCCGGCACTGCTGATGGTCGGTGACGGCGAGATGCGCGCCGAACTGGAAGCCATGGCCGAACCGGGGATGATCTTCGCCGGTTTTCGCAATCAGACCCAGTTGCCGGCCTTTTATGCCCTGGCCGACGTCTTCGTGCTGCCGTCGGAACACGAGCCCTGGGGATTGGCGGTGAACGAGGCCATGGCCTGCGGCACCGCCGTGGTGGTCAGCGATCAGGTCGGCGCCGCCTTCGATCTGGTCGATGACAGCACCGGCGCGGTGTTCGCCGCTGGCGATATCGCCGCCCTGACCGTCGGCTTGGCCCATGTTCTCGATCAAAGCGAAATCCGTGGGCAAGCGGCGGCATCCCGCATCGCCACCTGGGACTTCCGTGCCGATCTGGCCGGATTGCACAAGGCGGTGGCCCATGTCCTTGGATAG